In a genomic window of Oreochromis aureus strain Israel breed Guangdong linkage group 13, ZZ_aureus, whole genome shotgun sequence:
- the LOC120443419 gene encoding homeodomain-interacting protein kinase 3-like yields MSANPSFGSDERKISEGTILGDHHMVEAFLGEGGFGVVTKCRNTKNNQTVAIKVNKSDPEILQQAEQEIFILEQLRRLDPDRCNIVEWNGYFLDGEHICLNFELLDQSLWDYIGDRDNQGLPIRELRPILHQIANALFHLGSVGIVHADLKPANIMVVNRHESPVKVKLIDFGIACNTSAVIPGGTVGTIGYCAPEIMLGTPYDEAIDMWALGLVAVELATGVPLYPGEDDYDVLKFIIETQGQLPDHLLESGLYTDCYFIEDNYNEQRWTFKTKEQFQYETNYQSKETRYIKLKRLDDLEELLKVTRGPENGQPLFVRLIKQMLALDANQRITPLEVLKHPFFNTGLSRSAPCPDMNSTGGENLVFSQQPSSWESHGSQKFNCSFQNSVEYPQKGHVNTSANPSSSEDDLEISEGTILGDHHVVEAFLGEGGFGVVTRCHNTKNNQTVAIKVNKSDPEILQQAKHEIFILEQLRRLDPDRCNIVEWNGYFLDGERICLNFELLDQSLWDYIGGWNYQGLPIRELRPILYQIANALFHLGSVGIVHADLKPANIMVVNRHESPIKVKLIDFGLACPASALIPGDRVGDALVPDDVTCVNLKDCVNEGASCRVRWRAPVIQATGRLRLADRLSSGSLSFSGLCRSGVRTKFSIDMVLLGEVGTTRSPKEGCTGPGRKRSRSKPPCRSVVGSRL; encoded by the exons atgtcagccaatccaTCCTTCGGCTCAGATGAGCGTAAAATATCTGAAGGGACCATTTTGGGAGATCACCACATGGTAGAGGCTTTCCTTGGAGAAGGAGGCTTCGGTGTTGTAACCAAATGTcgcaatacaaaaaacaaccagactgtggctattaaagtcaacaagagcGACCCTGAAATTCTGCAACAGGCAGAACAGGAaattttcatcctggagcagctgcgACGCTTGGATCCAGACAGGTGCAACATTGTTGAATGGAACGGCTATTTCCTCGATGGAGAGCATATTTGCTTAAATTTTGAACTCCTCGATCAAAGCCTGTGGGACTACATAGGGGACCGGGATAACCAGGGTCTCCCAATAAGAGAACTCAGGCCAATTTTGCATCAGATCGCAAATGCTCTGTTCCACCTGGGTTCTGTGGGAATAGTGCATGCTGACCTCAAACCTGCCAACATAATGGTTGTGAATCGCCATGAGTCTCCTGTCAAAGTCAAACTTATAGACTTTGGCATCGCATGTAACACTTCTGCAGTGATTCCTGGTGGTACTGTGGGGACAATTGGTTATTGTGCACCTGAGATTATGCTTGGCACTCCATATGATGAAGCAATTGACATGTGGGCTCTGgggctggtagctgtggagcttgctACAGGGGTGCCTCTCTATCCTGGGGAAGACgattatgatgttttgaaattcataatTGAAACCCAGGGTCAGCTACCAGATCATCTTCTAGAGTCTGGCTTGTACACTGATTGTTATTTCATCGAAGATAACTACAACGAACAgcgctggacatttaagacCAAAGAACAATTTCAATACGAGACAAATTATCAATCCAAGGAAACTCGATATATAAAACTTAAGCGTCTCGATGACCTCGAAGAACTACTGAAGGTAACGCGAGGACCTGAAAATGGCCAACCATTATTTGTCAGGCTAATCAAACAGATGTTGGCCTTGGATGCAAATCAGCGCATAACACCCTTGGAGGTTCTGAAGCATCCCTTTTTCAACACTGGCCTCTCAAGGAGTGCCCCCTGCCCTGACATGAATAGCACAGGGGGAGAAAACCTTGTGTTTTCTCAGCAGCCTTCAAGCTGGGAAAGTCATGGATcgcaaaaattcaactgcagtTTCCAAAACTCAGTTGAATATCCTCAAAAAGGACACGTCAACACCTCAGCCAACCCATCTTCCTCTGAAGATGATCTTGAAATATCTGAAGGGACCATTTTGGGAGATCACCACGTGGTAGAGGCTTTCCTTGGAGAAGGAGGCTTCGGTGTTGTAACCAGGTGTcacaatacaaaaaacaaccaaactgtggctattaaagtcaacaagagcGACCCTGAAATTCTGCAACAGGCAAAACATGAaattttcatcctggagcagctgcgACGCTTGGATCCAGACAGGTGCAACATTGTTGAATGGAACGGCTATTTCCTCGATGGAGAGCGTATTTGCTTAAATTTTGAACTCCTCGATCAAAGCCTGTGGGACTACATAGGGGGCTGGAATTACCAGGGTCTCCCAATAAGAGAACTCAGGCCAATTTTGTATCAGATCGCAAATGCTCTGTTCCACCTGGGTTCTGTGGGAATAGTGCATGCTGACCTCAAACCTGCCAACATAATGGTTGTGAATCGCCATGAGTCTCCCATCAAAGTCAAACTTATAGACTTTGGCCTCGCATGTCCCGCTTCTGCACTGATTCCTGGTGACCGTGTGGGGGACG CACTGGTTCCTGATGACGTCACGTGTGTAAACCTTAAAGACTGCGTGAACGAGGGCGCCTCTTGCCGGGTGCGGTGGCGCGCGCCTGTAATCCAAGCTACCGGGAGGCTGAGGCTGGCGGATCGTTTGAGCTCAGGATCTCTGAGCTTCAGCGGACTATGCCGATCGGGTGTCCGCACTAAGTTCAGCATCGATATGGTGCTCCTCGGGGAGGTCGGGACCACCAGGTCGCCTAAGGAGGGGTGCACCGGCCCAGGTCGGAAACGGAGCAGGTCAAAGCCCCCGTGCCGCTCAGTAGTGGGATCGCGCCTGTGA